Proteins found in one Flavobacteriales bacterium genomic segment:
- the purE gene encoding 5-(carboxyamino)imidazole ribonucleotide mutase, which produces MKAVVSIIMGSTSDMPVMRKAADFLNSMKIPFEINALSAHRVPEKVEEFASNAHANGIKVIIAGAGGAAHLPGVVAAFATVPVIGVPCRSSISIDGWDSILSILQMPPGIPVATVGLDAAYNAGILAGQILSTSDEELHARMVEFKMNMKQKIVKANQDLASEKFEFRVQ; this is translated from the coding sequence ATGAAAGCAGTAGTAAGTATCATTATGGGGAGTACATCTGATATGCCAGTTATGCGAAAAGCAGCAGACTTCCTTAATTCAATGAAAATCCCATTTGAAATAAACGCTTTGTCGGCACACCGTGTTCCCGAAAAAGTAGAAGAATTTGCCTCAAATGCACATGCCAATGGCATTAAGGTAATTATTGCTGGCGCTGGTGGTGCTGCTCACTTGCCAGGTGTTGTTGCTGCTTTTGCTACAGTTCCAGTAATTGGTGTTCCCTGCCGTTCATCTATTTCTATTGACGGATGGGATAGCATCCTCTCAATCCTTCAAATGCCTCCTGGAATTCCAGTTGCAACAGTTGGACTAGATGCAGCTTACAATGCTGGGATTTTAGCAGGACAAATCTTATCTACTTCAGATGAAGAGCTTCATGCTAGAATGGTAGAGTTCAAAATGAACATGAAACAAAAAATTGTAAAAGCTAACCAAGATTTAGCAAGCGAAAAGTTTGAATTTAGAGTTCAGTAG
- a CDS encoding 3-phosphoshikimate 1-carboxyvinyltransferase, with translation MDYHISHKTKTINAEVNLPTSKSISNRALIIQALTSGSFQIHKLSTSKDTQLLSTALKTKSNTIDVGDSGTAFRFLTALLACKEGEFTLTGSKRMKERPIKELVSALKKLGADIKYIEKEGYPPLQISGKQIEGGGISVDASISSQFVSALLLIAASLKKGLTISLEGDILSTPYIKMTLEILSYFGIESKWIGNTISVKNQPYKAKDITIEGDWSAVAFLLEIMSLAQSGTLKINGLFENSWQGDSKVLEIYKNLGVEGKFQYSSLHLSKKEIVNSTSLDINLIDYPDLAQAYCCSLAGLGKTATIKGLQNLKYKESHRLSALKCELEKFQQKSNYTDTDFILRDSTLTSPKQNLETHNDHRMAMCLAPLGMLFDIKINDVEVVSKSYPTFWEDLKKMGFTVSALTR, from the coding sequence ATGGACTACCATATTTCACATAAAACAAAAACAATTAATGCTGAAGTAAATCTACCTACATCCAAGAGTATAAGCAACAGAGCCTTAATAATTCAAGCATTAACTTCTGGTTCATTTCAAATTCACAAACTATCCACTTCAAAAGATACTCAACTTTTATCGACTGCTCTAAAGACTAAATCGAATACCATTGATGTTGGTGATAGTGGTACTGCTTTTCGTTTCCTAACTGCATTATTGGCGTGCAAAGAGGGTGAATTTACCCTAACTGGAAGTAAACGAATGAAAGAACGCCCTATCAAAGAATTGGTCAGTGCTTTGAAAAAACTTGGTGCAGATATTAAATACATTGAAAAAGAAGGCTATCCTCCTTTACAAATTAGTGGAAAACAAATTGAGGGTGGCGGTATTTCTGTAGATGCAAGCATCAGTAGTCAATTTGTTTCTGCATTATTATTAATAGCTGCCTCTTTGAAAAAAGGCTTAACTATTTCACTAGAAGGAGATATTCTTTCCACTCCATACATCAAAATGACATTAGAAATATTGTCCTATTTTGGCATTGAAAGCAAATGGATTGGAAATACAATTAGTGTCAAAAATCAGCCATACAAAGCTAAAGATATTACAATAGAAGGCGACTGGAGTGCTGTAGCTTTTCTGCTAGAAATTATGTCATTGGCACAAAGTGGAACTCTCAAAATTAATGGCTTATTTGAAAATAGTTGGCAAGGCGATTCTAAGGTTTTAGAAATATATAAGAATTTAGGGGTAGAAGGTAAATTTCAATACTCTTCATTACACCTTTCAAAGAAGGAAATAGTAAACTCAACATCTCTAGATATAAATTTAATTGATTATCCTGACTTAGCTCAAGCCTACTGTTGTTCTCTTGCTGGTCTTGGTAAAACGGCTACTATTAAGGGCCTTCAAAATTTGAAGTATAAAGAAAGTCATCGCCTTTCAGCCTTAAAATGTGAACTTGAAAAATTTCAACAAAAATCAAACTATACTGACACTGATTTTATACTCAGAGATTCGACACTGACTTCACCTAAGCAAAACCTAGAAACACATAATGATCACCGTATGGCAATGTGTTTAGCCCCTTTAGGAATGCTATTCGATATAAAAATAAATGATGTTGAAGTGGTGAGCAAATCATACCCCACATTTTGGGAGGACTTAAAAAAAATGGGATTTACAGTATCTGCTCTAACTCGCTAA
- the aroB gene encoding 3-dehydroquinate synthase, translating to MRIVKSQNYSIYVGNTVLKEIDVSTYSKIAILVDENTKESCLDIFLNETNISYDVLICISSGETHKTINTCQLIWDELSQHQFDRKSLFINLGGGVIGDMGGFAASCYKRGIDFIQIPTTLLAMVDASIGGKLGIDFSNLKNQIGLFKNPKSVYIFPSFLNTLDKEQLYSGYAEVIKHALIYDAEMWKTLSASSVEQLNWEELIERSVKIKNEIVKADPTEKGVRKILNFGHNIGHAIESYYLSIGKEVLHGQAVATGMLLESKLSSLSIEEKTEIHNFLHTTFKIIDLPNFESVFPFLKNDKKNESNEFKFSLLSKIGKCDYNCTVDLSKIKAQF from the coding sequence ATGAGAATAGTCAAAAGTCAAAACTATTCAATATATGTTGGGAATACTGTTCTCAAGGAAATAGATGTGTCAACATATTCAAAAATTGCCATTCTTGTTGACGAAAACACAAAGGAATCCTGTTTAGATATATTCTTAAATGAAACGAATATCTCTTACGATGTTTTAATCTGTATTTCATCTGGGGAAACACATAAAACTATCAATACTTGCCAACTAATTTGGGATGAATTAAGCCAACATCAATTTGACAGAAAGTCTCTATTCATAAACCTCGGAGGTGGAGTGATTGGCGACATGGGTGGCTTTGCAGCTTCATGCTACAAAAGGGGTATCGATTTTATTCAGATACCCACTACCCTTTTGGCTATGGTGGATGCATCAATTGGCGGAAAACTTGGAATAGATTTTTCTAACTTAAAAAATCAAATTGGCTTGTTTAAAAATCCAAAGAGTGTTTACATCTTTCCATCTTTCCTAAATACTTTAGATAAAGAACAACTATACTCTGGCTATGCAGAAGTAATAAAACATGCTTTAATTTACGACGCTGAAATGTGGAAAACTCTTAGCGCATCATCCGTTGAACAGTTAAATTGGGAAGAGCTTATTGAAAGAAGCGTCAAGATTAAAAATGAAATAGTAAAAGCTGACCCAACAGAAAAGGGAGTTAGGAAAATTTTGAATTTTGGCCATAACATAGGACACGCTATTGAAAGCTATTATTTATCTATTGGAAAAGAGGTGTTGCATGGTCAAGCTGTAGCAACTGGAATGTTATTGGAAAGTAAACTATCAAGCCTTTCTATTGAGGAGAAAACCGAGATACATAACTTCTTACACACTACTTTTAAAATAATTGACTTACCTAATTTTGAAAGTGTTTTTCCTTTTTTAAAAAATGACAAGAAAAATGAGAGTAACGAATTTAAGTTTTCATTGCTTTCAAAAATCGGGAAATGCGACTATAATTGCACCGTAGATCTTTCAAAAATTAAAGCTCAGTTTTAA
- a CDS encoding AMP-binding protein has translation MQDYQSPLEMLYRWENESPNKLYMRQPINDEWHKWTWSESATEVRKMAAYLQSLDLAPKSKIAILSKNCAHWIISDLAIMMAGHVSVPLYPNLKAESIKQILDHSETKLVFVGKLDDFASMRPGIPKDMPCIAYPFYSEEGYPVWGDVIKDVEPISENVIREPKDLATIIYTSGTTGMPKGVMHKFYNFSFATSNAVPLLGLATEERFFSYLPLCHIAERLLVEMGSLYSGGMVSFAESLDTFAKNLSDTKPTAFLGVPRIWTKFQQGILTKLPQKKLNILLAIPGVSSLIKKKIKSGLGLQEARNVFTGAAPTPVSTLKWFKRLGINIQEAYAMTENCCYSHVTLNDDIQFGFVGKALPHCEVKLSEKNEILIKHVALMDGYYKEEKQTQDTIKDGWLYTGDEGHIDSKGFLKITGRVKDLFKTSKAKYVAPAPIEMKLSANKNIEQVCVVGENIPQPIALVTLSEYGKSRPSQDVVASLSKTLSIVNPKFDAHERLKKIIVLDQEWTIENNLLTPSMKIKRNEVEKLHKDNYVSWYERVEEVIW, from the coding sequence ATGCAAGATTATCAATCACCTTTAGAAATGCTATACCGTTGGGAGAATGAATCGCCTAACAAATTATATATGCGTCAGCCCATAAATGACGAGTGGCACAAATGGACTTGGTCCGAATCGGCTACAGAAGTCAGAAAAATGGCAGCATATCTTCAATCTCTCGATTTAGCACCTAAAAGTAAAATTGCAATACTTTCTAAAAACTGTGCACATTGGATAATCAGTGATTTAGCCATCATGATGGCAGGTCATGTTTCAGTTCCCTTATATCCAAACTTAAAGGCTGAAAGTATAAAACAAATTCTTGATCACAGTGAAACTAAATTGGTGTTTGTAGGTAAATTAGATGATTTTGCAAGTATGCGACCAGGTATTCCAAAAGATATGCCTTGTATAGCTTACCCTTTTTACTCTGAAGAAGGATATCCGGTTTGGGGAGATGTAATAAAAGATGTTGAGCCTATTTCAGAAAATGTGATAAGAGAGCCAAAAGATTTGGCAACTATAATATACACTTCTGGTACAACTGGAATGCCAAAAGGAGTGATGCATAAATTTTACAACTTTTCATTTGCAACATCAAATGCAGTCCCATTACTAGGATTAGCAACTGAAGAACGCTTTTTCTCCTATCTACCACTCTGTCATATCGCAGAACGTCTGTTAGTGGAGATGGGTAGTTTATACTCAGGCGGTATGGTATCTTTCGCTGAAAGCTTAGATACATTTGCAAAGAATTTATCAGACACTAAACCAACGGCCTTTTTAGGTGTTCCACGAATATGGACAAAATTCCAACAAGGTATTTTAACAAAATTACCTCAAAAGAAATTAAATATTTTACTTGCTATTCCTGGTGTTTCATCTCTTATTAAAAAGAAGATAAAATCAGGACTTGGTTTACAAGAAGCAAGAAATGTATTTACAGGAGCAGCACCAACACCAGTTTCTACATTAAAATGGTTTAAACGTCTAGGGATAAACATTCAAGAAGCTTATGCTATGACGGAAAACTGTTGTTATTCTCACGTTACTCTAAATGATGACATTCAATTTGGATTTGTAGGAAAAGCACTGCCACATTGTGAAGTCAAACTAAGTGAGAAAAATGAGATTTTAATAAAGCACGTTGCCTTAATGGATGGCTACTACAAAGAAGAAAAGCAAACCCAAGATACTATCAAAGACGGTTGGTTATATACTGGTGATGAAGGACACATTGATAGTAAAGGATTTTTAAAAATTACGGGAAGGGTGAAGGATTTATTCAAAACATCCAAAGCCAAATATGTGGCTCCGGCACCTATTGAGATGAAGCTTTCTGCAAATAAAAACATTGAGCAAGTTTGTGTAGTGGGGGAAAATATCCCGCAACCGATTGCTTTGGTTACACTCTCAGAATATGGAAAAAGTAGACCATCTCAAGATGTTGTAGCAAGTCTATCCAAAACGTTATCCATTGTAAATCCAAAATTTGATGCGCATGAAAGGTTAAAAAAGATAATAGTTCTAGATCAAGAATGGACTATTGAGAATAACCTTTTGACTCCCTCAATGAAAATAAAACGAAATGAAGTTGAGAAACTTCACAAGGATAATTATGTTTCTTGGTACGAAAGAGTAGAAGAGGTAATTTGGTAA
- the hpt gene encoding hypoxanthine phosphoribosyltransferase, with protein sequence MVQILDKTFEPFLEQEDIQNIVSQVAKEMDILKNENPLFIIVLKGSFLFASDLLKALSFDSEITFMQIKSYEGTQSSGEIKDIMGVPMNLKDRTIVIIEDIVDTGNTLEYLYNRLSKENPSKIHIASLLLKPDVYSKEIPIDFVGKEIPNHFVVGYGLDYEELGRTLTQIYKLKNS encoded by the coding sequence ATAGTGCAAATACTCGATAAAACCTTCGAACCATTCCTTGAACAAGAAGACATTCAAAATATTGTTAGTCAAGTAGCAAAGGAAATGGATATTCTCAAAAATGAGAATCCACTTTTTATAATTGTTTTGAAAGGTTCTTTTCTATTTGCTTCCGATTTACTTAAAGCACTTTCTTTTGATTCTGAAATAACATTTATGCAAATCAAATCCTATGAAGGCACTCAGAGTTCAGGAGAGATTAAAGATATAATGGGTGTGCCAATGAATTTGAAAGATAGAACAATTGTTATAATCGAAGATATTGTAGATACTGGCAATACATTGGAATATTTGTACAATCGATTATCCAAAGAAAATCCTAGTAAAATTCACATCGCTAGTCTATTACTAAAACCTGATGTGTATTCTAAAGAAATACCAATTGACTTTGTAGGAAAAGAAATTCCTAACCATTTTGTTGTTGGATATGGATTGGATTATGAAGAATTAGGACGAACTTTAACACAAATTTACAAACTCAAAAATTCTTAA
- a CDS encoding adenylate kinase → MLNIVLFGPPGAGKGTQSQLLIDKYSLIHLSTGDILRGEIAKGSELGLQAKSIMDRGDLVPDDVVIKMIQSILEDNLEATGFIFDGFPRTTAQAESLDNMLSDLNTSITTILSLDVDDDELTKRLLERGKSSGRADDANESIIRNRINEYNNKTAPLKEYYNNQLKLQSIEGVGTIEEINSKLCIAIDNL, encoded by the coding sequence ATGTTAAATATTGTCTTGTTTGGACCTCCTGGTGCAGGAAAAGGAACACAATCCCAATTACTGATTGATAAGTATTCGCTTATCCACCTTTCGACAGGAGACATTCTAAGAGGTGAAATTGCAAAAGGAAGTGAACTCGGTTTACAAGCCAAAAGCATTATGGACAGAGGCGATTTAGTGCCTGACGACGTTGTCATTAAAATGATTCAGTCAATCTTAGAAGATAATTTAGAAGCAACAGGCTTTATTTTCGATGGTTTCCCTAGAACTACAGCTCAGGCAGAATCTCTTGATAATATGCTATCTGATTTAAACACCTCTATTACAACAATATTATCTCTTGATGTCGATGATGATGAACTCACCAAGCGTTTATTGGAAAGAGGAAAAAGTAGTGGGCGTGCTGATGATGCAAATGAATCTATCATCAGAAATCGAATCAACGAATACAACAACAAAACAGCTCCACTAAAAGAATACTACAACAATCAACTCAAATTACAATCTATTGAAGGTGTAGGTACAATCGAAGAAATCAATTCTAAGTTGTGTATAGCTATTGATAATTTATAA
- a CDS encoding phosphatase PAP2 family protein, with protein MDWLLELDKDWFYLINQSGRESWDAFMLFTTHKLSWIPLYLLLVLLIIREKKRESIWIFAAIGFVILLCDMGSVHLFKNNFERLRPCYALENVRLVTEGCGGKFGFISSHASNVFGLAIIIGKLLEKKSLFLLLFFWAVLVSYSRVYVGVHYPIDIIGGMLWGTFVALLTVKLHTYLTKK; from the coding sequence ATGGATTGGCTTCTTGAACTTGACAAAGATTGGTTTTATCTGATTAATCAATCGGGTAGAGAAAGCTGGGACGCTTTCATGCTCTTTACAACGCATAAACTCTCTTGGATACCACTCTACTTACTTTTAGTACTACTAATTATTAGAGAAAAAAAGAGAGAAAGCATCTGGATTTTTGCAGCTATTGGCTTTGTTATTCTTCTTTGTGACATGGGAAGCGTACACCTTTTTAAAAATAATTTCGAACGATTACGTCCATGCTACGCATTAGAAAATGTTCGCTTAGTAACTGAAGGCTGTGGTGGTAAATTTGGTTTTATTTCCTCACACGCTTCCAATGTCTTTGGACTGGCAATAATAATTGGAAAACTCTTAGAAAAGAAAAGCCTATTTCTACTTCTCTTTTTTTGGGCAGTATTAGTCTCCTATAGTAGAGTATATGTAGGCGTTCACTACCCTATTGATATAATTGGTGGAATGCTATGGGGAACTTTTGTAGCTTTGTTAACCGTTAAGTTACATACTTATCTAACAAAAAAATGA
- a CDS encoding alkaline phosphatase family protein codes for MKKILIIALILSSGITQAQEKPKLVVGIVVDQMRYDYIYRFWNQFQDDGFKKLVNEGYFLRNTHYNYTPTYTGPGHASIFTGTTPSVHGIIGNNWYNKADGLSVYCAGDGNSTTVCDCENHIDVESAAGKMSPHRMLTTTFGDELKLFSPESKVFGISIKDRGAILPAGHMANGAFWMGKSGEWISSSYYYEQLPEWLLQFQQDKPATSYFKGAWKGKGFGYPMDSLLASRGPSSVKSTPQGNTYLKDLAIELMKSEELGKDNITDVLSVSFSSTDYIGHQFGPHAQELVDTYIKLDKDIAEIIQYINSTVGKENALVFLTSDHGVVSVPNELKKRKIPAGYFNASDLTTQLNAHLSKRFGEENWVLKYSNQQFFLNRKLIEESKLSHYEVQQVAADFLLNVDGVQYTYTAHQLHNNEYQNSFHSFIQKGFNQKRSGDVVIALNSGWIEWNSPTGTTHGSCFSYDTHVPLLFWGKSIKHGLSDEYISISDIAPTISTLLGISFPNGCTGNPIRNITE; via the coding sequence GTGAAGAAAATCTTAATCATAGCTTTAATACTTTCAAGTGGAATTACACAAGCACAAGAAAAGCCTAAACTCGTTGTTGGAATTGTAGTAGACCAAATGCGTTATGATTACATCTACCGATTTTGGAATCAGTTTCAAGATGATGGTTTCAAAAAACTTGTCAATGAAGGTTATTTTTTAAGAAACACACATTACAACTATACCCCTACTTATACAGGACCTGGACATGCAAGTATATTCACAGGTACTACTCCGTCTGTTCACGGTATCATAGGAAACAACTGGTATAATAAAGCGGATGGACTTTCAGTCTACTGTGCTGGAGATGGTAATTCTACCACTGTTTGCGATTGTGAAAACCATATTGATGTGGAATCAGCAGCTGGTAAGATGTCACCTCACCGAATGTTGACTACTACATTTGGTGATGAGCTAAAATTGTTTAGTCCTGAATCCAAAGTTTTTGGTATTTCAATAAAAGATAGAGGAGCTATTTTACCTGCTGGGCATATGGCCAATGGTGCCTTTTGGATGGGTAAAAGTGGAGAGTGGATTTCAAGTTCTTACTACTATGAACAACTTCCCGAATGGTTGTTGCAATTTCAACAAGACAAACCTGCTACAAGCTATTTCAAAGGAGCATGGAAAGGTAAAGGCTTTGGCTACCCCATGGACAGTTTGCTGGCAAGCAGAGGGCCTTCATCTGTAAAAAGCACTCCTCAAGGCAATACTTACCTCAAAGATTTAGCTATTGAGTTGATGAAAAGTGAAGAATTAGGAAAAGATAATATAACGGATGTATTGTCTGTTAGTTTTTCATCAACAGACTACATAGGTCATCAGTTTGGGCCGCATGCTCAAGAATTAGTTGACACCTACATTAAACTTGATAAAGATATTGCAGAAATTATCCAATATATCAACTCAACTGTTGGTAAAGAAAATGCGCTTGTATTTTTAACTTCAGATCATGGTGTAGTAAGTGTTCCAAATGAATTAAAGAAAAGAAAAATACCAGCCGGTTACTTTAATGCTTCTGATTTAACCACCCAATTAAACGCTCATCTTTCTAAACGATTTGGCGAAGAAAATTGGGTGCTGAAATATTCTAATCAACAGTTTTTCCTAAATCGAAAATTGATTGAAGAAAGTAAATTAAGCCATTATGAAGTACAGCAAGTTGCTGCCGACTTTTTACTTAATGTTGATGGCGTTCAGTACACTTACACTGCTCATCAGCTTCACAATAACGAATACCAAAATAGTTTTCATTCCTTTATACAAAAAGGCTTTAATCAAAAACGTTCTGGGGATGTAGTTATAGCCTTAAATTCAGGGTGGATTGAATGGAACTCTCCAACGGGTACCACACACGGCTCATGTTTTAGTTATGACACGCACGTACCCTTATTATTCTGGGGTAAAAGCATTAAACATGGCCTTTCTGACGAATACATTTCAATTAGCGATATAGCGCCTACAATTAGCACATTACTTGGCATTTCTTTTCCAAATGGCTGTACTGGAAACCCAATCCGAAATATTACTGAATGA
- a CDS encoding helix-hairpin-helix domain-containing protein has translation MKKILLMILICNCVYAQELPEALAFYLENENVDESELSFLYEVLESPINQNDCSIDDLLQLPFVTKEEAISIIKYRESKTLFRSVYELQAINDLKRNTISLLFECVSVEPKSAEVKKLRHQLIALYQSFLEDQIEFSDGTFIGNKSKYNLRYKGSYKNVNFGFVNEKDAGEKHFDFNSFHLNVKKRNTHLFIGDYQLSLGQGLLNYQGFSFGKSANVLNTFKRSPTFRSHTSTRESHFYRGLAIEQKYKRWKWSSWLSYKEIDANYDETSQLITSLSDVGLHRTLTEIENKHQLLQKTFGSRLSFQKSRFNSSVYFNYQDWDKPIKVLKDTLENSLSVAADYSITIKNMYLFGEMSLAQHSFSCLSGMTINLSRNLSYALLYRNYPSDYYSWESNAFSEQSTIRNERGLYSAINLDLSKKWNLSSYSDYYYFPEKSYYTDVPLRGKDHNIQLKYKASKKHQALARINWESKTTNQNDEIGLDVIEESSSMKILAQLNFKLNDFSFKSRSSWSMSENDWGYLIFYDVKYKPLESNWSCSMRYLLFDTPNYSTRIYVYEPDVLYSFSVPAFYGEGQRIIGLLKYKLNKQLTLNFKVAQTLYYDNTSIRSRSIEGDRLTDFKILVKYVM, from the coding sequence ATGAAAAAAATCCTTTTAATGATTCTCATTTGTAACTGTGTTTACGCTCAAGAATTACCAGAGGCATTGGCTTTTTATTTGGAAAATGAAAATGTAGACGAAAGTGAACTTTCTTTTCTATACGAGGTTTTGGAATCTCCCATTAATCAAAATGATTGTTCTATTGACGATTTATTGCAACTGCCATTTGTAACTAAAGAAGAAGCAATCTCAATTATAAAATATAGAGAGTCCAAAACATTGTTTCGTTCAGTGTATGAATTGCAAGCGATTAATGACTTAAAAAGAAATACAATTAGTTTATTGTTTGAATGTGTAAGTGTCGAGCCAAAATCAGCTGAGGTAAAAAAATTACGCCATCAATTAATTGCTCTTTACCAAAGTTTTTTGGAGGATCAGATAGAATTTTCTGACGGAACCTTTATTGGAAATAAAAGCAAATATAACTTAAGGTATAAGGGTAGTTATAAAAATGTGAATTTTGGCTTTGTTAACGAAAAAGATGCTGGTGAAAAACACTTTGATTTTAACTCTTTCCATTTAAATGTTAAAAAAAGAAATACACATCTTTTTATTGGAGATTATCAACTTTCATTGGGGCAAGGATTGTTAAATTATCAGGGGTTTAGCTTTGGAAAGTCAGCAAATGTATTGAATACATTTAAAAGAAGTCCTACCTTTCGTTCACATACTTCAACTCGAGAAAGTCACTTTTACAGAGGGTTAGCAATTGAACAAAAATATAAGAGATGGAAATGGTCTTCCTGGCTTTCTTACAAAGAAATTGATGCTAATTATGATGAAACATCACAGTTGATAACGTCTTTAAGTGATGTAGGCTTGCACAGAACACTAACTGAGATAGAAAATAAACATCAACTTCTTCAAAAAACATTTGGAAGTCGGCTATCCTTTCAAAAAAGCCGCTTCAATTCTTCAGTTTATTTTAATTATCAAGATTGGGATAAACCTATAAAAGTTCTCAAAGATACTCTTGAAAATTCACTTTCTGTTGCAGCGGATTATTCCATTACAATTAAAAATATGTACTTGTTTGGCGAAATGAGCCTAGCACAACATTCGTTTTCATGTTTGTCTGGAATGACAATAAATCTATCACGAAATTTATCATATGCTTTGCTATATAGAAATTATCCCTCAGATTACTACTCTTGGGAATCGAACGCCTTTTCTGAGCAATCCACTATTAGAAATGAAAGAGGATTATATTCGGCAATAAATCTTGATTTATCAAAAAAATGGAACTTATCATCTTATTCAGATTATTATTATTTTCCTGAAAAGAGTTATTATACGGATGTTCCTTTAAGAGGTAAAGACCACAACATTCAACTAAAGTATAAAGCATCAAAAAAGCATCAAGCTTTGGCACGAATAAATTGGGAGTCAAAAACTACAAATCAAAATGATGAAATAGGGCTTGATGTTATTGAAGAATCGTCTTCCATGAAGATTCTTGCACAACTAAATTTTAAACTCAATGATTTTTCATTTAAAAGTCGTTCATCATGGAGTATGTCAGAAAACGATTGGGGGTATTTGATTTTCTATGATGTAAAATATAAACCCTTAGAAAGTAATTGGTCATGTTCAATGAGGTATCTTTTATTTGATACTCCAAATTATTCGACAAGAATTTACGTCTATGAACCCGATGTGTTATACTCCTTTTCTGTTCCAGCGTTTTATGGTGAAGGACAAAGAATTATTGGGCTTCTAAAGTATAAACTTAACAAACAGTTAACCCTTAACTTTAAGGTTGCACAAACGCTTTATTACGATAATACGTCCATTCGTTCAAGAAGTATCGAAGGCGATAGATTGACTGATTTTAAGATATTAGTTAAATATGTAATGTAA
- the obgE gene encoding GTPase ObgE, with amino-acid sequence MKVKNSNFVDYVKIFCRSGKGGAGSTHFLRDRTTAKGGPDGGDGGRGGHIIIQGNDQMWTLLHLKYQKHLFAEHGGSGSGNNRIGKDGQSKLLQVPLGTVAKHAETGEVLFEITEHNEERILLEGGKGGKGNVHFKSSTNQTPRYAQPGIDSLEDWFILELKVLADVGLVGFPNAGKSTLLSVISAAKPEIANYPFTTLVPNLGIVSYRDDRSFIMADIPGIIEGAAEGKGLGLRFLRHIERNSTLLFLVPADSNDIAKDYHILLGELEKYNPELLDKDKILAISKSDMLDDELKEEISNELPKDIESIFISSVAQQGLVELKDLIWKKLTS; translated from the coding sequence ATGAAAGTAAAAAACTCCAACTTTGTTGACTATGTTAAAATCTTTTGCCGTTCTGGTAAAGGAGGGGCTGGCTCAACTCACTTTCTTAGAGATAGGACTACAGCTAAAGGAGGTCCTGACGGAGGTGATGGAGGTCGTGGTGGACATATTATCATTCAGGGAAATGACCAAATGTGGACATTGCTACACTTGAAATACCAAAAACATCTTTTCGCTGAACATGGAGGTTCAGGAAGCGGAAATAATCGAATTGGAAAAGATGGACAAAGTAAATTACTTCAAGTCCCTCTTGGGACAGTTGCCAAACATGCTGAAACTGGTGAAGTATTATTCGAAATTACAGAACATAATGAAGAAAGAATACTCCTTGAGGGCGGAAAAGGCGGAAAAGGAAATGTACATTTTAAATCATCAACAAACCAAACGCCACGTTATGCTCAACCAGGCATTGACTCACTAGAAGATTGGTTTATTCTAGAACTTAAAGTTTTAGCAGATGTTGGACTTGTAGGTTTTCCGAATGCTGGAAAATCCACTCTGCTATCTGTAATTTCTGCTGCAAAACCTGAAATTGCTAATTATCCATTTACCACTTTAGTGCCAAATCTTGGAATAGTTTCTTATCGAGATGATCGCTCATTTATAATGGCAGATATCCCTGGAATAATTGAAGGTGCTGCTGAAGGAAAGGGCTTGGGCTTACGCTTTTTAAGACATATTGAACGTAATTCAACTTTACTGTTTTTAGTGCCCGCTGATAGCAATGATATTGCTAAAGATTACCACATCTTACTAGGTGAACTTGAAAAATATAATCCTGAATTACTAGATAAAGACAAAATCCTTGCCATAAGTAAATCTGATATGCTTGATGATGAACTTAAAGAAGAAATATCTAATGAACTACCGAAAGACATTGAAAGTATTTTTATTTCTTCAGTAGCCCAGCAAGGACTAGTAGAACTCAAAGATTTAATTTGGAAAAAATTAACTTCCTAA